A single Salmo salar chromosome ssa19, Ssal_v3.1, whole genome shotgun sequence DNA region contains:
- the LOC106579031 gene encoding gamma-crystallin M2, whose translation MSKIIFYEDKNFQGRNYECSSDCAEMHNHFSRCNSIKVDSGCWVAYEKPNYTGYQYMLNKGEYPDYQRWAGFNDCIRSCRMVPPYRGNYRMKIYERSDFRGQNMEMMEDCPDLHESFHSRDISSANVMEGYWILHEHPHYRGRQYFLRPGEYRRHNEWGSSSPTIGSLRRVTETP comes from the exons ATGAGCAAG ATTATATTCTACGAGGACAAAAACTTCCAGGGCCGCAACTATGAGTGCAGCAGCGACTGTGCTGAGATGCACAACCACTTCAGCCGCTGTAACTCCATAAAGGTGGACAGTGGCTGTTGGGTGGCCTACGAGAAACCCAACTACACTGGCTACCAGTACATGCTGAACAAGGGCGAGTACCCCGACTACCAGCGCTGGGCTGGCTTCAACGACTGCATCCGCTCCTGCCGTATGGTGCCCCCT TATCGAGGAAACTACAGGATGAAGATCTACGAGCGCTCTGACTTCAGGGGTCAGAACATGGAGATGATGGAGGACTGCCCCGACCTGCACGAGAGCTTCCACAGCCGGGACATCTCCTCTGCCAACGTCATGGAGGGTTATTGGATCCTCCATGAGCACCCCCACTACAGGGGTCGTCAGTACTTCCTTCGCCCTGGCGAGTATAGGAGGCACAACGAGTGGGGAAGCTCCAGCCCCACCATCGGCTCCCTGAGACGTGTCACCGAGACCCCCTGA
- the crygmxl2 gene encoding gamma-crystallin M2, with product MGKIIFYEGHNFQGRHYECNSDCADTFRHFNCCNSIRVTGGHWVGYEKPNFNGYQYILNKGEYPDYHHWMGFNNCIRSCQMFPPYRGAYRMRIYNRPEMSGHMMEFMDDCPNVYERFHHRDIFSSNVMEGYWVFYEHPNYRGRQYFLRPGEYRACSDWACHNPMVGSFRRMRSGL from the exons ATGGGAAAG ATAATCTTTTACGAAGGCCACAACTTCCAGGGTCGACACTATGAGTGCAACAGTGACTGTGCTGACACGTTCAGACACTTCAACTGCTGTAACTCTATCAGGGTGACCGGCGGTCACTGGGTGGGCTACGAGAAGCCCAACTTCAATGGCTACCAGTACATCCTGAACAAGGGAGAGTACCCTGACTACCACCACTGGATGGGCTTCAACAACTGCATCCGTTCCTGCCAGATGTTCCCCCCC TACAGAGGAGCCTACAGAATGAGAATCTACAACAGGCCTGAGATGTCTGGTCACATGATGGAGTTCATGGACGACTGCCCCAACGTGTATGAGCGTTTCCACCACCGTGACATCTTCTCCTCCAACGTCATGGAAGGCTACTGGGTGTTCTACGAGCACCCCAACTATAGGGGTCGTCAGTACTTCCTCCGCCCCGGGGAGTACAGGGCCTGCAGCGACTGGGCCTGCCACAACCCCATGGTGGGCTCCTTCAGGAGAATGAGGAGTGGCCTGTAA